In Salmonella enterica subsp. enterica serovar Typhimurium str. LT2, a single window of DNA contains:
- the rph gene encoding RNase PH (ribonuclease PH. (SW:RNPH_SALTY)): MRPAGRSANQVRPVTLTRNYTKHAEGSVLVEFGDTKVLCTASIEEGVPRFLKGQGQGWITAEYGMLPRATHTRNAREAAKGKQGGRTMEIQRLIARALRAAVDLKTLGEFTITLDCDVIQADGGTRTASITGACVALADALNKLVANGKLKTNPMKGMVAAVSVGIVNGEAICDLEYVEDSAAETDMNVVMTEDGRIIEVQGTAEGEPFSHEELLTLLALARGGIESIVATQKAALEN, encoded by the coding sequence ATGCGTCCAGCAGGCCGTAGCGCTAATCAGGTGCGTCCCGTAACCCTGACCCGTAACTATACAAAACACGCTGAAGGCTCGGTACTGGTCGAATTTGGAGATACTAAAGTGTTGTGCACTGCCTCCATTGAAGAGGGCGTTCCACGTTTTCTGAAAGGACAAGGCCAGGGGTGGATCACCGCAGAGTATGGCATGTTGCCTCGCGCTACCCATACCCGTAACGCGCGCGAAGCGGCAAAGGGTAAGCAGGGCGGCCGTACTATGGAAATTCAGCGTTTGATCGCGCGTGCGCTGCGTGCGGCGGTCGATCTGAAAACGCTCGGCGAATTTACCATTACGCTGGACTGCGATGTAATCCAGGCCGATGGCGGTACGCGTACAGCGTCTATTACCGGTGCCTGCGTGGCGTTGGCGGATGCGCTGAATAAATTGGTTGCCAACGGTAAGCTGAAAACCAATCCGATGAAAGGCATGGTGGCGGCGGTTTCCGTAGGCATCGTTAACGGCGAAGCGATCTGCGATCTGGAATATGTTGAAGATTCCGCAGCAGAAACCGACATGAACGTCGTGATGACTGAAGACGGCCGTATTATTGAAGTACAGGGTACCGCGGAAGGCGAGCCGTTCAGCCATGAAGAACTTCTCACTTTGTTGGCGCTGGCCCGAGGGGGAATTGAATCCATTGTGGCGACGCAGAAGGCGGCGTTAGAAAATTGA
- the dut gene encoding deoxyuridinetriphosphatase (similar to E. coli deoxyuridinetriphosphatase (AAC76664.1); Blastp hit to AAC76664.1 (151 aa), 92% identity in aa 1 - 151): MKKIDVKILDPRVGQQFPLPTYATSGSAGLDLRACLDDAVELAPGATTLVPTGLAIHIADPSLAAVMLPRSGLGHKHGIVLGNLVGLIDSDYQGQLMVSIWNRGQDSFTIEPGERIAQMVFVPVVQAEFNLVEAFDATERGEGGFGHSGRK, from the coding sequence ATGAAAAAAATCGACGTTAAGATTCTGGACCCGCGTGTTGGTCAGCAGTTTCCGCTGCCGACTTATGCTACTTCTGGTTCTGCCGGGCTTGACCTGCGCGCCTGTCTCGACGACGCCGTAGAACTGGCGCCTGGCGCAACGACGTTGGTACCTACCGGACTGGCCATTCATATCGCCGATCCATCACTGGCGGCAGTCATGTTGCCGCGTTCGGGCCTGGGCCATAAACATGGTATCGTGCTGGGCAACCTGGTCGGGCTGATTGATTCCGATTATCAGGGGCAACTGATGGTTTCGATCTGGAACCGTGGTCAGGACAGTTTTACCATTGAACCGGGCGAACGTATCGCGCAAATGGTGTTTGTTCCGGTCGTTCAGGCCGAATTTAATCTGGTGGAAGCATTTGACGCCACCGAACGTGGCGAGGGCGGCTTCGGTCATTCTGGCCGTAAGTAA
- the radC gene encoding putative DNA repair protein (associated with replication forks; similar to E. coli DNA repair protein (AAC76662.1); Blastp hit to AAC76662.1 (224 aa), 83% identity in aa 10 - 224): protein MDTLDELLPREKMLRSGIASLSDVELLALFLRTGTPGKDVMTLAKEILQHFGSLYGLLSADFAQFRGVNGIGLAKFAQLKGIAELARRYYSVRMNEESALLSPEMTREFLQSQLTGEEREIFLVIFLDAQHRVLQHSRLFSGTLNHVEVHPREIVREAIKLNASAVILAHNHPSGCAEPSKADKLITERVIKCCQFMDIRVLDHLIIGRGEYVSFAERGWI from the coding sequence ATGGATACGTTGGACGAATTATTGCCGCGTGAAAAAATGCTCAGATCCGGCATTGCTTCCCTCAGCGACGTGGAGCTGCTGGCGCTTTTTTTACGTACCGGCACGCCGGGAAAAGATGTTATGACGTTGGCAAAAGAGATATTGCAGCACTTTGGGTCGCTGTATGGCCTGCTGTCGGCGGACTTTGCGCAGTTTCGCGGCGTAAACGGCATCGGCCTGGCGAAATTCGCGCAGTTGAAAGGCATTGCTGAGCTGGCAAGGCGCTATTACAGCGTGCGCATGAATGAGGAAAGTGCGTTGCTGAGTCCGGAAATGACGCGGGAATTTCTGCAAAGCCAACTGACGGGCGAAGAGCGTGAGATCTTTCTGGTGATCTTCCTCGATGCCCAGCACCGGGTGCTTCAGCACAGCCGCCTGTTTTCCGGCACGCTTAACCACGTAGAGGTGCATCCGCGTGAGATTGTTCGGGAAGCGATTAAACTCAATGCTTCAGCGGTCATTCTGGCGCATAACCACCCTTCAGGCTGCGCAGAGCCAAGTAAAGCAGATAAACTTATCACTGAGCGCGTGATAAAGTGTTGCCAGTTTATGGATATCCGGGTGCTCGATCACCTGATAATTGGGCGCGGAGAGTACGTTTCTTTTGCCGAACGCGGCTGGATTTAA
- the yicC gene encoding putative stress-induced protein (similar to E. coli putative alpha helix protein (AAC76668.1); Blastp hit to AAC76668.1 (287 aa), 96% identity in aa 1 - 287) — protein sequence MIRSMTAYARREIKGEWGSATWEMRSVNQRYLETYFRLPEQFRSLEPVVRERIRTRLTRGKVECMLRFEPDASAQGELILNEKLAKQLVSAANWVKMQSDEGEINPVDILRWPGVMAAQEQDLDAIAAEILAALDGTLDDFIVARETEGQALKALIEQRLEGVSAEVAKVRAHMPEILQWQRERLVAKLEDAQVQLENNRLEQELVMMAQRIDVAEELDRLEAHVKETYNILKKKEAVGRRLDFMMQEFNRESNTLASKSINADVTNSAIELKVLIEQMREQIQNIE from the coding sequence ATGATCCGCAGTATGACCGCCTACGCCCGGCGTGAAATCAAGGGTGAATGGGGTAGCGCGACCTGGGAAATGCGCTCGGTAAACCAGCGTTATCTGGAAACTTACTTTCGTCTGCCGGAACAGTTCCGTAGTCTTGAACCCGTCGTGCGCGAACGCATTCGTACACGCCTGACGCGCGGCAAAGTCGAATGTATGCTGCGTTTTGAACCCGATGCCAGCGCGCAAGGCGAGCTTATTCTGAATGAAAAGCTAGCGAAACAATTAGTTAGCGCCGCAAACTGGGTCAAAATGCAGAGCGACGAAGGGGAAATCAATCCGGTTGATATTTTGCGCTGGCCAGGTGTCATGGCGGCGCAAGAGCAGGATCTGGACGCGATTGCCGCAGAAATTTTAGCCGCACTGGACGGTACGCTGGATGACTTTATCGTCGCGCGCGAAACGGAAGGCCAGGCGCTGAAAGCGCTGATTGAACAACGGCTGGAAGGCGTCAGCGCCGAAGTAGCGAAAGTCCGCGCGCATATGCCGGAAATCCTGCAATGGCAGCGTGAGCGCCTGGTCGCGAAGCTGGAAGATGCTCAGGTTCAGTTGGAAAACAACCGTCTGGAGCAAGAGCTGGTGATGATGGCGCAACGCATTGATGTGGCGGAAGAGCTGGATCGTCTGGAAGCGCACGTCAAAGAGACTTACAACATTCTGAAGAAAAAAGAGGCGGTAGGTCGCCGTCTGGACTTCATGATGCAAGAATTTAACCGTGAGTCGAACACCCTGGCCTCCAAATCCATCAACGCTGATGTAACTAACTCCGCTATTGAATTAAAAGTGTTGATCGAGCAAATGCGCGAGCAAATCCAGAATATTGAATAA
- the rpmB gene encoding 50S ribosomal subunit protein L28 (50S ribosomal protein L28. (SW:RL28_SALTY)): MSRVCQVTGKRPVTGNNRSHALNATKRRFLPNLHSHRFWVESEKRFVTLRVSAKGMRIIDKKGIETVLSELRARGEKY, encoded by the coding sequence ATGTCCCGAGTCTGCCAAGTTACTGGCAAGCGTCCGGTGACCGGTAACAACCGTTCCCACGCACTGAACGCGACTAAACGCCGTTTCCTGCCTAACCTGCACTCTCACCGTTTCTGGGTTGAGAGCGAGAAGCGTTTTGTCACCCTGCGTGTATCTGCTAAAGGTATGCGTATCATCGATAAAAAAGGCATCGAAACAGTTCTGTCTGAACTGCGTGCCCGTGGCGAAAAGTACTAA
- the pyrE gene encoding orotate phosphoribosyltransferase (orotate phosphoribosyltransferase. (SW:PYRE_SALTY)) — protein MKPYQRQFIEFALNKQVLKFGEFTLKSGRKSPYFFNAGLFNTGRDLALLGRFYAEALVDSGIEFDLLFGPAYKGIPIATTTAVALAEHHDKDLPYCFNRKEAKDHGEGGSLVGSALQGRVMLVDDVITAGTAIRESMEIIQAHGATLAGVLISLDRQERGRGEISAIQEVERDYGCKVISIITLKDLIAYLEEKPDMAEHLAAVRAYREEFGV, from the coding sequence ATGAAACCGTATCAGCGCCAGTTTATTGAGTTTGCGCTTAACAAGCAGGTACTAAAGTTTGGCGAGTTTACGCTGAAATCCGGGCGCAAAAGCCCCTATTTCTTCAACGCCGGGCTGTTTAATACCGGGCGCGACCTGGCGTTGTTAGGCCGTTTTTATGCCGAAGCGCTGGTGGATTCCGGTATTGAATTTGATCTGCTGTTTGGCCCCGCGTACAAAGGTATTCCGATCGCGACGACGACGGCGGTTGCGCTGGCGGAACATCACGATAAAGACCTGCCGTACTGCTTTAACCGCAAAGAGGCAAAAGATCATGGTGAAGGCGGGAGCCTGGTGGGCAGCGCGCTACAGGGCCGCGTGATGCTGGTGGATGACGTGATTACCGCAGGTACGGCGATTCGCGAGTCAATGGAGATTATTCAGGCGCACGGGGCTACGCTGGCTGGCGTACTGATTTCGCTGGATCGTCAGGAACGTGGCCGCGGCGAGATTTCCGCGATTCAGGAAGTGGAGCGCGACTATGGTTGTAAGGTTATCTCCATCATTACGCTGAAAGACCTGATTGCCTATCTGGAAGAAAAACCTGATATGGCTGAGCATCTGGCGGCTGTGCGAGCATACCGGGAAGAATTTGGCGTGTAA
- the kdtA gene encoding 3-deoxy-D-manno-octulosonic-acid transferase (KDO transferase; similar to E. coli 3-deoxy-D-manno-octulosonic-acid transferase (KDO transferase) (AAC76657.1); Blastp hit to AAC76657.1 (425 aa), 96% identity in aa 1 - 425): MLELLYTALLYLIQPLIWIRLWVRGRKAPAYRKRWGERYGFYRRPLKPGGIMLHSVSVGETLAAIPLVRALRHRYPDLPITVTTMTPTGSERVQSAFGNDVQHVYLPYDLPDALNRFLNKIDPKLVLIMETELWPNLIAALHKRHIPLVIANARLSARSAAGYAKLGKFVRTLLRRITLIAAQNEEDGERFVALGAKNNQVTVTGSLKFDISVTPQLAAKAVTLRRQWAPHRPVWIATSTHDGEESIVIAAHQALLHQFPNLLLILVPRHPERFPDAINLVRQAGLSYITRSSGEVPSASTQVVVGDTMGELMLLYGIADLAFVGGSLVERGGHNPLEAAAHAIPVLMGPHTFNFKDICARLDQASGLITITDAATLAKEVSSLLTDADYRNFYGRHAVEVLYQNQGALQRLLQLLEPYLPPKTH, encoded by the coding sequence ATGCTCGAATTGCTTTACACCGCTCTTCTCTACCTTATTCAGCCTCTGATCTGGATACGGCTTTGGGTGCGTGGACGTAAAGCGCCGGCCTATCGTAAGCGCTGGGGTGAACGCTACGGATTCTACCGCCGTCCGTTGAAACCGGGCGGAATCATGCTGCATTCCGTCTCGGTGGGCGAAACTCTGGCGGCCATCCCATTGGTCCGCGCTCTACGTCATCGCTATCCCGATCTGCCTATTACCGTAACGACCATGACGCCGACCGGCTCGGAGCGCGTCCAGTCCGCCTTTGGCAACGATGTTCAGCACGTTTACTTGCCTTATGATTTGCCCGATGCGCTCAATCGTTTCCTCAATAAGATTGATCCTAAGCTGGTATTGATCATGGAGACTGAGCTCTGGCCAAATCTGATTGCTGCGCTGCACAAACGTCATATTCCCCTGGTTATCGCTAATGCGCGGCTTTCCGCCCGCTCCGCCGCGGGTTATGCGAAGCTTGGCAAGTTTGTCCGTACGCTCTTGCGCCGTATCACCCTGATTGCCGCGCAAAACGAAGAAGATGGCGAACGCTTTGTGGCATTGGGCGCGAAGAACAATCAGGTCACGGTCACCGGCAGTCTGAAATTTGATATTTCAGTTACGCCGCAGCTGGCGGCTAAAGCCGTTACGCTACGCCGCCAGTGGGCGCCGCACCGTCCGGTCTGGATTGCCACCAGCACCCACGATGGCGAAGAGAGTATCGTTATCGCCGCTCACCAGGCGTTATTACATCAATTCCCGAATTTATTACTGATTCTGGTGCCCCGCCATCCGGAGCGTTTCCCGGATGCTATCAATCTTGTGCGTCAGGCAGGGTTAAGCTACATCACTCGTTCTTCGGGCGAAGTACCGTCCGCCAGCACCCAGGTCGTGGTAGGCGATACCATGGGCGAATTAATGTTGCTCTATGGCATTGCCGATCTCGCCTTTGTTGGTGGTTCGCTGGTTGAACGCGGCGGTCATAACCCGCTGGAGGCCGCCGCTCATGCGATTCCGGTACTGATGGGTCCGCATACCTTTAACTTTAAAGATATTTGCGCCCGTCTGGATCAGGCGAGCGGACTTATCACGATTACCGATGCGGCTACGCTGGCAAAAGAAGTTTCCTCTTTACTGACCGACGCTGATTATCGTAATTTCTACGGACGTCACGCAGTTGAAGTGCTGTATCAAAATCAGGGCGCGCTCCAGCGTCTGCTGCAACTGCTGGAACCTTATCTGCCACCGAAAACGCATTGA
- the ttk gene encoding putative TetR/ArcR family transcriptional regulator (similar to E. coli putative transcriptional regulator (AAC76665.1); Blastp hit to AAC76665.1 (212 aa), 96% identity in aa 15 - 212) gives MAEKQTAKRNRREEILQSLALMLESSDGSQRITTAKLAASVGVSEAALYRHFPSKTRMFDSLIEFIEDSLITRINLILKDEKNTSTRLRLIVLLILGFGERNPGLTRILTGHALMFEQDRLQGRINQLFERIEAQLRQVLREKRMREGEGYTTDENLLASQLLAFCEGMLSRFVRSEFKYRPTDDFDARWPLIAAQLQ, from the coding sequence ATGGCAGAAAAACAAACTGCGAAAAGGAATCGTCGCGAAGAAATACTTCAGTCACTGGCGCTGATGCTTGAATCCAGCGATGGAAGCCAACGCATCACGACGGCAAAACTGGCGGCCTCGGTCGGCGTTTCAGAAGCGGCGCTATACCGCCATTTTCCCAGCAAGACCCGCATGTTCGATAGCCTGATTGAGTTTATCGAAGATAGTCTGATTACCCGTATCAATCTGATTTTAAAAGATGAAAAAAACACCAGCACGCGTTTGCGCCTGATTGTGTTGCTGATTCTGGGTTTTGGCGAACGCAACCCTGGCCTGACGCGCATTCTTACCGGGCACGCGCTGATGTTTGAACAGGATCGCCTGCAGGGGCGCATTAATCAGCTTTTTGAACGCATCGAAGCGCAGCTCCGCCAGGTGCTACGAGAAAAAAGAATGCGTGAAGGCGAAGGCTACACGACGGATGAAAATCTGCTGGCAAGCCAACTGTTAGCCTTCTGTGAAGGTATGCTTTCACGGTTCGTGCGTAGCGAATTTAAATACCGCCCAACGGACGATTTCGACGCCCGCTGGCCGCTCATTGCCGCTCAGCTACAGTAA
- the dfp gene encoding flavoprotein (affecting synthesis of DNA and pantothenate metabolism; similar to E. coli flavoprotein affecting synthesis of DNA and pantothenate metabolism (AAC76663.1); Blastp hit to AAC76663.1 (430 aa), 92% identity in aa 24 - 430), with protein sequence MMSLAGKKIVLGVSGGIAAYKTPELVRRLREHGADVRVAMTEAAKAFITPLSLQAVSGYPVSDSLLDPAAEAAMGHIELGKWADLVILAPATADLIARVASGMANDLVSTICLATPAPVAVLPAMNQQMYRAAATQHNLEVLASRGLFIWGPDSGSQACGDVGPGRMLDPLVIVDKAAAHFAAVNDLRHLNIMITAGPTREPLDPVRYISNHSSGKMGFAIAAAAARRGANVTLVSGPVSLPTPPFVKRVDVITALDMEAAVQAAVQQQHIFISCAAVADYRAETIASEKIKKQAAQGDELLIKMVKNPDIVAGVAALSDNRPYVVGFAAETNNVEEYARQKRIRKNLDLICANDVSLSNQGFNSDKNALHLFWQDGDKVLPLERKELLGQLLLDEIVTRYDEKNRR encoded by the coding sequence ATGATGAGCCTGGCCGGTAAAAAAATTGTTCTCGGCGTTAGCGGCGGTATCGCTGCGTATAAAACGCCGGAGCTGGTGCGCCGTTTACGTGAGCACGGCGCTGACGTGCGCGTGGCAATGACCGAGGCGGCAAAAGCCTTTATTACCCCCCTGAGCTTACAGGCAGTGTCGGGCTATCCCGTATCCGACAGTCTGCTTGACCCTGCCGCTGAAGCCGCGATGGGGCATATCGAGTTGGGGAAATGGGCCGACCTGGTGATTCTTGCCCCCGCGACCGCCGACCTGATCGCCCGTGTAGCATCGGGTATGGCTAATGATTTAGTCTCCACCATTTGCCTGGCGACGCCAGCCCCGGTGGCCGTGCTTCCGGCCATGAACCAACAGATGTACCGCGCTGCCGCCACGCAACATAATCTGGAGGTGCTCGCCTCTCGCGGCCTGTTCATTTGGGGGCCGGATAGCGGCAGTCAGGCGTGCGGCGACGTAGGCCCAGGCCGAATGCTGGACCCATTAGTTATCGTTGATAAGGCCGCCGCGCATTTCGCTGCCGTCAACGATTTGCGACATCTTAATATCATGATTACGGCAGGTCCGACGCGCGAACCGCTCGACCCGGTGCGTTATATTTCCAACCACAGCTCCGGTAAAATGGGCTTCGCTATTGCGGCGGCCGCAGCGCGTCGCGGCGCAAATGTCACGCTGGTCTCCGGTCCCGTTTCGTTACCGACGCCGCCTTTTGTAAAACGGGTTGATGTCATAACCGCGCTGGACATGGAAGCCGCTGTTCAGGCCGCCGTTCAACAGCAGCACATTTTCATTAGCTGCGCCGCCGTGGCTGACTATCGCGCAGAGACTATCGCCAGTGAAAAAATCAAAAAACAGGCGGCGCAAGGTGATGAATTACTAATAAAAATGGTCAAAAACCCGGACATTGTCGCCGGGGTGGCCGCACTCAGTGACAATCGACCCTACGTTGTTGGGTTTGCCGCGGAAACGAATAATGTGGAAGAATACGCCCGGCAAAAACGTATCCGTAAGAACCTTGACCTGATTTGTGCAAATGATGTTTCTCTTTCAAATCAGGGATTTAATAGCGATAAAAACGCTTTACACCTTTTCTGGCAGGATGGAGATAAAGTCTTACCGCTTGAGCGGAAAGAACTCCTGGGCCAATTATTACTCGACGAGATCGTGACCCGTTATGATGAAAAAAATCGACGTTAA
- the rfaQ gene encoding lipopolysaccharide core biosynthesis protein (modification of heptose region of core; similar to E. coli lipopolysaccharide core biosynthesis (AAC76656.1); Blastp hit to AAC76656.1 (344 aa), 78% identity in aa 1 - 344): MRFHGDMLLTTPVISTLKQNYPDAKIDVLLYQNTIPILSENPEINALYGISNKGAGTKEKIKNALSLIKKLRANSYDLVVNLTDQWSVALIVRFLNAKIKISQDFGNRQSALWKKSFTHLVPYAGEHAVERTLSALKPLALKQYVTETTMSYRPEHWENMRQQLKQLGVTRQYVVIQPTARQLFKCWDNDKFSQVIDAVQRRGYQVVLTSGPAADEMACVDAIARGCETKPVTGLAGKTRFPELGALIDHADLFIGVDSAPGHIAAAVKTPVICLFGATDHVFWRPWTDDIIQFWAGNYQPMPERHELDRNKKYLSVIPAEDVIAATEKMLPHEARTIDLDSLL; the protein is encoded by the coding sequence ATGCGTTTTCATGGAGACATGTTACTTACCACCCCTGTCATCAGCACGCTGAAGCAGAATTATCCCGATGCAAAAATCGATGTGCTTCTTTACCAGAACACCATACCGATATTGTCGGAAAATCCGGAGATTAATGCACTCTACGGCATCAGTAACAAAGGCGCAGGAACAAAAGAGAAGATCAAAAACGCGCTATCGCTAATCAAAAAATTGCGTGCTAACTCGTATGATCTGGTCGTCAATCTCACCGATCAGTGGAGCGTGGCGCTTATTGTGCGTTTTTTAAACGCAAAAATAAAAATCTCGCAGGATTTCGGTAATCGTCAGTCTGCTCTATGGAAAAAGAGCTTTACGCATTTAGTACCTTATGCGGGAGAACATGCTGTTGAGCGCACATTATCCGCGCTAAAGCCGTTAGCGCTAAAACAGTATGTCACGGAAACCACCATGAGCTATCGCCCGGAACATTGGGAAAACATGCGACAACAGCTCAAACAACTTGGTGTGACCCGACAATATGTTGTTATTCAGCCTACGGCACGGCAGCTATTTAAGTGCTGGGATAATGATAAATTCTCGCAGGTTATTGATGCCGTGCAGCGCCGCGGTTATCAAGTTGTACTGACGTCAGGCCCGGCCGCAGACGAGATGGCCTGCGTGGATGCTATTGCACGCGGCTGTGAGACAAAACCGGTTACTGGTCTGGCGGGTAAAACTCGCTTTCCTGAATTGGGTGCGTTGATTGACCATGCGGATCTCTTTATCGGCGTTGATTCGGCCCCCGGTCATATTGCCGCAGCAGTCAAAACGCCGGTCATTTGTCTTTTTGGCGCGACGGATCATGTATTCTGGCGTCCCTGGACCGACGACATCATTCAGTTTTGGGCAGGAAATTATCAGCCGATGCCTGAACGGCATGAGCTTGATCGTAATAAAAAATACCTTTCCGTTATTCCGGCTGAAGATGTTATCGCCGCGACGGAAAAAATGCTGCCGCATGAGGCACGCACCATAGATTTGGACAGCCTGCTATGA
- the mutM gene encoding formamidopyrimidine DNA glycosylase (formamidopyrimidine-DNA glycosylase. (SW:FPG_SALTY)), whose amino-acid sequence MPELPEVETSRRGIEPHLVGATILHAHIRNGRLRWPVSDEIYRLSDTPVLSVQRRAKYLLLELPDGWIIIHLGMSGSLRILPEALPAEKHDHVDLVMSNGKILRYTDPRRFGAWLWTKELEGHNVLAHLGPEPLSDEFNGEYLQQKCAKKKTAIKPWLMDNKLVVGVGNIYASESLFAAGIHPDRLASSLSTEECDLLARVIKAVLLRSIEQGGTTLKDFLQSDGKPGYFAQELQVYGRKGEPCRVCGTPIVATKHAQRATFYCRHCQK is encoded by the coding sequence ATGCCTGAATTACCCGAAGTTGAAACCAGCCGCCGGGGTATTGAACCCCATTTAGTTGGCGCTACTATCCTGCACGCCCATATCCGTAACGGCCGTCTGCGCTGGCCGGTTTCAGATGAAATTTATCGTCTGAGCGATACACCCGTCCTTAGCGTTCAGCGTCGTGCTAAATATCTACTGCTGGAGCTGCCTGACGGCTGGATAATTATTCACCTGGGGATGTCGGGAAGCTTGCGGATACTGCCGGAAGCGCTGCCGGCGGAAAAGCACGACCATGTCGATTTGGTGATGAGCAACGGCAAAATTCTACGTTATACCGATCCTCGCCGCTTTGGCGCCTGGTTATGGACCAAAGAGCTGGAAGGGCATAACGTACTGGCGCATCTGGGACCGGAGCCGCTAAGCGATGAGTTTAATGGCGAATATTTGCAGCAGAAATGCGCGAAGAAGAAGACGGCGATTAAACCCTGGCTGATGGATAACAAGCTGGTGGTCGGCGTGGGGAATATCTACGCCAGCGAGTCGCTGTTTGCCGCTGGTATTCACCCTGACCGCCTGGCGTCGTCACTCTCGACAGAGGAGTGCGACCTGCTGGCGCGGGTGATTAAAGCCGTTTTGCTGCGCTCTATTGAACAAGGCGGGACAACGCTGAAGGATTTTCTGCAAAGCGATGGGAAGCCGGGCTATTTTGCCCAGGAGTTGCAGGTGTACGGGCGCAAAGGCGAGCCGTGTCGGGTATGCGGTACGCCGATAGTCGCAACGAAACACGCACAGCGCGCGACGTTCTATTGCCGTCACTGTCAGAAGTAA
- the kdtB gene encoding phosphopantetheine adenylyltransferase (similar to E. coli putative enzyme of lipopolysaccharide synthesis (AAC76658.1); Blastp hit to AAC76658.1 (159 aa), 93% identity in aa 1 - 158) translates to MQKRAIYPGTFDPITNGHLDIVTRATQMFDHVILAIAASPSKKPMFTLDERVALAQKATAHLGNVEVVGFSDLMANFARDRQANILIRGLRAVADFEYEMQLAHMNRHLMPQLESVFLMPSKEWSFISSSLVKEVARHQGDVTHFLPDNVHQALMDKLK, encoded by the coding sequence ATGCAAAAACGGGCGATTTATCCAGGTACGTTTGATCCGATTACTAACGGTCATCTCGATATTGTGACGCGCGCAACGCAGATGTTCGACCATGTCATTCTGGCTATCGCCGCCAGCCCCAGCAAGAAACCCATGTTCACCCTGGACGAACGTGTGGCGCTGGCGCAAAAAGCGACCGCACACCTGGGTAACGTAGAGGTGGTAGGCTTTAGCGACCTGATGGCCAATTTCGCCCGCGACAGACAGGCGAATATCCTGATTCGTGGTCTGCGCGCGGTGGCGGATTTTGAATATGAAATGCAGTTGGCGCATATGAATCGCCATCTGATGCCGCAACTGGAAAGCGTTTTCCTGATGCCGTCCAAAGAGTGGTCGTTTATTTCATCGTCGCTGGTCAAAGAAGTGGCGCGCCATCAGGGCGATGTGACCCACTTTCTGCCGGACAATGTGCATCAGGCGCTAATGGATAAGTTGAAATAA
- the rpmG gene encoding 50S ribosomal subunit protein L33 (50S ribosomal protein L33. (SW:RL33_ECOLI)) gives MAKGIREKIKLVSSAGTGHFYTTTKNKRTKPEKLELKKFDPVVRQHVIYKEAKIK, from the coding sequence ATGGCTAAAGGTATTCGTGAGAAAATCAAGCTGGTTTCTTCTGCTGGTACTGGTCACTTCTATACCACTACGAAGAACAAACGTACTAAACCGGAAAAACTGGAACTGAAAAAATTCGATCCAGTTGTCCGTCAGCACGTGATCTACAAAGAAGCGAAAATCAAATAA